One window of Streptomyces sp. NBC_00273 genomic DNA carries:
- a CDS encoding GntR family transcriptional regulator, producing MPREAPYLAVADVLRARILAGEWEIGERLPSRARLAVEYGVGRNVMQRAVDRLIIDGLLEGRAGSGTYVRMPRERLRLVRSRHHERREGSRPWPDRKERGRADAWDSHSQVRVPAPEAIAERLAISPGNLCVNTHYEFLADGQPVQLSESWEPMAITDGTPIVLPEMGPLAGKGVVERMRSIGVVISTVVEVPRPARATRVQANLLGISVGDLVLQIERTIFDTDGRPVETADMVIPDARREVVYEFGVDRP from the coding sequence ATGCCCCGAGAGGCGCCGTACCTCGCAGTGGCCGACGTGCTGCGCGCACGGATTCTCGCGGGAGAGTGGGAGATCGGGGAGCGCCTGCCGTCCCGGGCGCGACTCGCCGTGGAGTACGGGGTCGGACGCAACGTCATGCAGAGGGCCGTGGACCGTTTGATCATCGACGGTCTCCTCGAAGGGCGTGCCGGATCGGGCACCTACGTCCGCATGCCGCGAGAGCGCCTGCGGTTGGTCCGCTCGCGACACCACGAACGTAGGGAGGGCTCCCGCCCCTGGCCGGACAGGAAGGAGCGGGGCAGGGCCGACGCCTGGGATTCACACAGCCAGGTGCGCGTACCCGCCCCCGAGGCAATCGCCGAGCGGCTCGCCATCAGCCCCGGGAACCTTTGCGTCAATACGCACTACGAGTTCCTCGCCGACGGGCAACCCGTCCAGCTCTCCGAATCCTGGGAGCCGATGGCCATCACGGACGGAACGCCGATCGTGCTGCCCGAGATGGGCCCCCTGGCGGGAAAGGGAGTGGTTGAGCGAATGCGCTCGATCGGCGTGGTCATCTCGACCGTGGTCGAAGTGCCACGCCCTGCTCGTGCCACCCGGGTGCAGGCGAACCTCCTGGGGATCAGCGTGGGAGACCTCGTGCTGCAGATCGAGCGGACCATCTTCGACACGGACGGACGTCCGGTGGAAACGGCCGACATGGTCATTCCGGACGCGCGCCGCGAAGTGGTCTACGAATTCGGAGTCGACCGCCCGTAG
- a CDS encoding MFS transporter — translation MSKPFRLGLLHDRDFGRLFAATALGQLGDRVIFLALPLVAIAALHADEFQVGVLTAVTTAGSLLVGLPAGAWVDRMRKRSVMVSTDLARALVLLTIPVAWWAGLLTIWWLYAVALVHGMLTVFFDVAYVSYLPHLVGRGNLVEGNSKLSAIRSAASIGGPALAGPLVGLAGSPATLLMSSAGMAMSGLLAITIRKREQVPEPSGNHQLGREIKEGLKFLIKHPVLRAIVLGDAIFNVSLVMYQSMLLVFLEREMGLQSSGIGLVLSGMGCGALLGALLATRASKWVGQGPVIWLAPLATCPLTVLMPFARTGWSVHVAALGLAALSLGGVVRVVAQSSIQQALTPDRLLARTSATARFVACGGIPLGGLLGGASGSVFGVTDTLWIGAAGMTLSALPGFLSPLRTLRTLPAEKAPELAR, via the coding sequence ATGTCAAAACCTTTCCGGCTCGGCCTCTTGCACGATCGGGACTTCGGACGATTGTTCGCCGCGACTGCGCTCGGCCAACTGGGCGACCGCGTCATCTTCCTGGCCCTGCCGCTGGTCGCCATCGCGGCACTGCATGCCGATGAGTTCCAGGTCGGAGTGCTGACCGCGGTGACCACGGCAGGATCGTTACTGGTGGGGTTGCCGGCAGGCGCCTGGGTGGACCGCATGCGGAAGCGATCGGTGATGGTCAGCACTGATCTCGCTCGCGCGCTCGTCCTCTTGACGATACCGGTGGCGTGGTGGGCTGGCCTTCTCACCATCTGGTGGCTCTACGCAGTCGCCCTGGTTCATGGAATGTTGACCGTCTTCTTCGATGTTGCGTACGTCAGCTATCTCCCACACTTGGTCGGGCGCGGCAACCTCGTGGAAGGAAACTCAAAGCTGTCAGCAATACGCTCGGCAGCCAGTATCGGCGGGCCGGCGTTGGCCGGGCCACTGGTCGGCCTGGCAGGGTCCCCTGCAACGCTTCTGATGAGCTCGGCAGGGATGGCCATGTCGGGGTTGCTCGCGATCACCATCCGGAAACGCGAACAGGTGCCAGAGCCGAGCGGGAACCATCAGCTGGGTCGAGAGATCAAAGAGGGGCTGAAGTTCCTCATCAAGCATCCCGTCTTGCGCGCAATCGTGTTGGGGGATGCGATATTCAACGTCTCCCTGGTCATGTACCAATCCATGTTGTTGGTCTTTTTGGAGCGGGAGATGGGCCTCCAGTCCTCCGGCATCGGCCTCGTTCTGTCGGGAATGGGATGCGGCGCCTTGCTGGGTGCCCTGTTGGCAACCAGAGCCTCGAAGTGGGTCGGGCAAGGTCCGGTCATCTGGCTCGCGCCACTCGCCACCTGTCCGTTGACCGTCCTCATGCCGTTCGCACGCACGGGTTGGAGCGTGCACGTGGCTGCGCTCGGACTCGCGGCCCTTTCCCTGGGTGGAGTCGTGCGCGTGGTGGCTCAATCGAGCATCCAACAGGCCCTGACGCCAGATCGACTCCTGGCCCGGACGAGCGCAACAGCCCGGTTCGTTGCCTGCGGCGGCATTCCCCTCGGTGGGCTTTTGGGCGGAGCCTCTGGCTCTGTGTTCGGAGTAACGGACACCCTGTGGATCGGTGCAGCCGGTATGACGCTGAGCGCCCTTCCGGGCTTCCTCTCACCGCTTCGAACGCTTCGAACACTGCCCGCGGAGAAGGCCCCCGAGCTCGCACGCTGA